The Candidatus Deferrimicrobiaceae bacterium nucleotide sequence ACAGGCCTACGTGATCGCCCACGAGGTCGGCCACCACGTGCAGAACCTGCTGGGGATCTCGGAGAAGGTGCAGAACGCCCGCGCCCGCGCAAGCGAGGCGGAGGGGAACCGTCTCTCCGTCCGGCTGGAGCTGCAGGCGGACTGCCTGGCAGGCGTCTGGGCGCACCACGCGAACCGGGCGCGAAACATTCTGGAAACGGGCGACGTCGAGGAGGCGCTTGGCGCCGCCAGCGCCATCGGGGACGACCGTTTGCAGAAGCAGACCCGCGGCTTTGTCGTCCCCGACACATTCACCCACGGGACCTCCGAGCAGCGGGTCC carries:
- a CDS encoding neutral zinc metallopeptidase → QAYVIAHEVGHHVQNLLGISEKVQNARARASEAEGNRLSVRLELQADCLAGVWAHHANRARNILETGDVEEALGAASAIGDDRLQKQTRGFVVPDTFTHGTSEQRVRWFQAGIESGDMNRCNTFQGAGG